Proteins encoded in a region of the Anoxybacillus amylolyticus genome:
- the gyrB gene encoding DNA topoisomerase (ATP-hydrolyzing) subunit B, whose product MTMEQKIEHMYDESQIQVLEGLEAVRKRPGMYIGSTGSKGLHHLVWEIVDNSIDEALAGYCTEIHVTIEEDNSITVADNGRGIPVGIQEQMGRPAVEVIMTVLHAGGKFGGGGYKVSGGLHGVGASVVNALSQELEVFVYREGKIHYQKYERGVPCADLQVIGETDRTGTTTHFKPDPEIFTETTEYDYDTLANRLRELAFLNRGIRIILEDKRGEKRRNEYYYEGGIKSYVQHLNRTREVLHEEPVYIFGERDGIYVEIALQYNDSYTSNIYSFANNIHTHEGGTHEAGFKTALTRIINDYARKHHIFKDNDANLTGEDVREGLTAIVSVKHPSPQFEGQTKTKLGNSDARTATDAIFSEQFETFLLENPAVARKIVEKGMMAARARVAAKKARELTRRKSALEISNLPGKLADCSSKDPSISELYVVEGDSAGGSAKQGRDRHFQAILPLRGKIINVEKARLDKILSNNEVRAIITALGTGIGEDFDITKARYHKVIIMTDADVDGAHIRTLLLTFFYRYMRELIEHGYVYIAQPPLYKIQQGKRIEYAYNDRQLEKILMQLPENPKPGIQRYKGLGEMNPEQLWETTMNPETRTLLQVSLQDAIEADETFEILMGDKVEPRRQFIEENARYVKNLDI is encoded by the coding sequence ATGACAATGGAACAAAAAATCGAACATATGTATGATGAAAGTCAAATCCAAGTATTAGAAGGCCTTGAAGCAGTTCGGAAACGACCTGGCATGTATATTGGGTCTACCGGCTCGAAAGGACTCCATCATTTAGTATGGGAAATCGTGGACAACAGCATTGACGAGGCATTGGCCGGATACTGTACAGAAATTCATGTAACGATTGAAGAAGATAATAGCATTACGGTTGCAGATAACGGACGTGGTATCCCTGTCGGTATTCAAGAGCAAATGGGTCGACCAGCGGTAGAGGTCATTATGACTGTGCTACATGCTGGTGGGAAGTTTGGCGGCGGTGGATATAAAGTATCTGGAGGGCTTCACGGTGTTGGTGCCTCTGTCGTCAACGCACTGTCACAAGAATTGGAAGTTTTTGTTTACCGAGAAGGGAAAATTCACTACCAAAAATATGAGCGTGGTGTTCCGTGTGCTGATTTACAAGTAATTGGCGAAACCGATCGGACGGGAACAACCACCCACTTTAAACCAGACCCAGAAATTTTCACGGAAACGACCGAGTACGATTACGATACACTTGCGAACCGGTTGCGCGAATTAGCTTTTTTAAATCGCGGTATCCGTATTATTCTTGAAGATAAGCGCGGAGAAAAGCGGCGCAACGAATACTATTATGAAGGTGGAATTAAATCGTATGTCCAACATTTAAACCGGACGCGCGAAGTGCTTCATGAAGAACCGGTGTATATTTTTGGGGAACGAGACGGGATTTATGTAGAAATTGCCCTCCAGTATAACGATAGTTACACTAGCAATATTTACTCATTTGCAAATAACATTCATACGCACGAAGGCGGAACGCATGAGGCTGGGTTTAAAACAGCGCTGACACGTATCATTAACGATTATGCGCGCAAGCATCATATTTTCAAAGACAATGACGCGAACTTAACTGGTGAAGATGTCCGCGAAGGGTTGACAGCAATTGTTTCTGTAAAGCACCCGTCCCCACAATTCGAAGGACAAACAAAAACAAAGCTTGGCAATAGCGATGCAAGAACAGCAACAGATGCTATTTTTTCTGAGCAGTTTGAAACGTTTTTATTAGAAAATCCAGCCGTTGCTCGGAAAATTGTAGAAAAAGGAATGATGGCTGCCCGTGCACGTGTAGCTGCAAAGAAAGCGCGTGAATTAACACGCCGAAAAAGCGCACTAGAAATTTCTAACTTGCCTGGAAAATTAGCAGACTGCTCATCGAAAGATCCATCCATTAGCGAATTGTACGTTGTGGAGGGGGATTCAGCGGGCGGTTCTGCAAAACAAGGACGTGACCGGCACTTCCAAGCTATTTTGCCATTGCGTGGAAAAATTATTAACGTCGAAAAAGCAAGGTTAGATAAAATTTTATCAAACAACGAAGTGCGAGCGATTATTACTGCGCTAGGGACAGGAATCGGGGAAGATTTTGATATTACGAAAGCACGGTATCATAAAGTCATTATTATGACCGATGCGGATGTAGATGGTGCTCATATCCGCACATTGTTACTCACCTTTTTTTATCGCTATATGCGGGAGTTGATTGAGCATGGCTACGTATATATTGCTCAACCACCGCTTTATAAAATCCAACAAGGAAAGCGGATCGAATATGCTTATAACGACCGACAACTTGAAAAAATTTTGATGCAACTTCCAGAGAACCCAAAGCCGGGTATTCAACGCTATAAAGGTCTTGGAGAAATGAACCCGGAACAATTGTGGGAAACAACGATGAATCCAGAAACGCGGACATTGCTTCAAGTAAGCCTACAAGATGCGATTGAAGCGGATGAAACGTTTGAAATTTTAATGGGCGATAAAGTAGAGCCGCGCAGACAGTTCATTGAAGAAAACGCTCGATATGTAAAAAATCTAGATATTTAA
- the recF gene encoding DNA replication/repair protein RecF (All proteins in this family for which functions are known are DNA-binding proteins that assist the filamentation of RecA onto DNA for the initiation of recombination or recombinational repair.), whose product MLLTHLSLKNYRNYNSQEVTFANHVNIILGENAQGKTNLMEAIYVLAMAKSHRTANDKELIRWEAEYAKIEGRAMKRNGPLSLQLVVSKKGKKAKINHIEQRKLSQYIGHLPVVLFAPEDLYLVKGGPQVRRRFIDMEIGQISPVYMHDLSLYQKILQQRNHYLKALQTRQQRDETMLSVLTEQLVELAAKITLKRYEFLRLLQKWAEPIHHEISRGLENLSIRYHPSVDVSEKIELSRIVEAYSEKFVKIKEKEIERGLTLAGPHRDDLSFDVNGKDVQTFGSQGQQRTTALSVKLAEIELIFKETGDYPILLLDDVLSELDDFRQTHLLNAIRQKVQTFVTTTSIDGIEHDVIKEAAVYHVCSGQITQ is encoded by the coding sequence TTGCTCTTGACACATTTATCGCTAAAAAATTATCGGAACTACAACAGCCAAGAAGTGACATTTGCTAATCATGTCAACATTATTTTAGGAGAAAATGCGCAAGGAAAGACTAATTTGATGGAAGCAATTTACGTGTTAGCCATGGCCAAATCCCATCGAACAGCAAATGATAAAGAATTGATTCGTTGGGAGGCGGAATATGCTAAAATAGAAGGGAGAGCGATGAAACGGAATGGTCCTCTCTCTTTACAGCTTGTTGTATCAAAAAAAGGGAAAAAAGCAAAAATAAACCATATAGAACAACGAAAATTAAGTCAATATATTGGTCATCTTCCCGTTGTTTTGTTTGCCCCAGAAGACTTATATCTCGTCAAAGGGGGACCTCAAGTAAGGCGACGTTTTATCGACATGGAAATCGGACAAATTTCCCCTGTCTACATGCATGATTTAAGCCTGTACCAAAAAATATTGCAGCAACGGAACCACTATTTAAAAGCGTTACAAACAAGGCAACAGCGCGACGAAACGATGCTTTCTGTATTAACGGAACAGTTGGTAGAATTGGCTGCGAAAATTACGCTAAAACGGTATGAGTTTTTGCGACTGTTGCAAAAATGGGCAGAGCCTATTCATCACGAAATTAGCCGTGGGCTAGAAAACCTTTCTATTCGTTATCATCCGTCGGTTGACGTATCAGAAAAGATAGAATTGTCGAGAATAGTAGAAGCGTATAGTGAAAAATTTGTTAAAATAAAGGAGAAGGAAATTGAACGGGGGTTGACGCTTGCTGGTCCACACCGCGATGATTTATCGTTCGACGTAAACGGAAAAGATGTACAAACGTTCGGCTCGCAAGGCCAGCAAAGGACAACCGCTTTATCTGTTAAATTAGCGGAAATCGAATTGATTTTCAAAGAAACAGGTGATTATCCAATTCTTTTACTAGACGACGTTCTTTCAGAACTTGATGATTTTCGGCAAACGCATTTATTGAATGCGATTCGACAAAAAGTCCAAACATTCGTTACGACGACAAGTATTGATGGGATTGAGCATGACGTCATAAAAGAAGCAGCTGTTTACCACGTGTGTTCTGGCCAAATAACCCAATGA
- the yaaA gene encoding S4 domain-containing protein YaaA, translating into MKQIQISTETITLGQFLKLANVIDTGGMAKWFLQTKEVYVNGERETRRGRKLTNGDVVDVREFGTFVVKGIE; encoded by the coding sequence ATGAAACAAATCCAAATTTCAACGGAAACCATTACTCTTGGTCAGTTTTTAAAACTGGCGAACGTGATTGATACAGGTGGAATGGCCAAATGGTTTTTACAGACGAAAGAAGTATATGTAAACGGTGAACGAGAGACGCGCCGTGGTCGCAAGTTAACAAATGGAGACGTTGTTGATGTGCGTGAATTTGGTACTTTTGTCGTAAAAGGGATAGAGTAG